In Bremerella cremea, one DNA window encodes the following:
- a CDS encoding ABC transporter ATP-binding protein codes for MNEEEPADENDLSPNAVLKVRDVNRTFTMGEVEVEVLRDLSFDIYDGEVLAMVGPSGSGKSTILNLIGGLDQPTAGQILFEGTDLAKVSASQLTRYRRQHVGFVFQFYNLVPNLTALENVLAAAQLASKPLDAEEMLAKVGLAERMHHFPAQLSGGEQQRVAIARAVVKNPKLLLCDEPTGALDFTTGISALELLLQFNRDLGTTILIITHNTALADVAHRVIHLRSGEIVNVQVNAQPKPPAEIVW; via the coding sequence ATGAACGAAGAGGAACCAGCCGACGAAAACGACTTATCCCCCAACGCCGTGCTGAAGGTACGCGATGTCAATCGCACGTTCACCATGGGGGAAGTCGAAGTCGAGGTCTTGCGAGATCTTTCGTTCGATATTTACGACGGCGAAGTCTTGGCGATGGTCGGGCCGAGTGGTTCGGGCAAGTCGACGATCTTAAACCTGATCGGCGGGCTCGATCAGCCAACCGCCGGGCAGATTCTGTTTGAAGGGACCGATCTGGCGAAGGTTTCTGCCAGCCAGCTGACGCGATACCGCCGCCAGCACGTCGGGTTCGTGTTTCAGTTCTATAACCTTGTGCCCAACTTAACGGCGCTCGAAAACGTGCTGGCCGCTGCCCAGTTGGCCAGTAAGCCGCTCGATGCTGAAGAGATGCTGGCCAAGGTGGGTCTGGCCGAGCGGATGCACCATTTCCCTGCGCAGCTTTCCGGTGGCGAACAACAACGCGTGGCAATTGCGCGGGCCGTAGTGAAAAACCCGAAGCTACTGCTCTGCGACGAACCAACCGGAGCGCTCGACTTCACCACCGGAATTAGCGCGCTCGAACTGCTGCTGCAGTTTAATCGTGACTTGGGGACGACCATCTTAATCATCACCCACAACACCGCCTTGGCCGATGTGGCGCATCGCGTGATTCACTTGCGTAGCGGCGAGATTGTCAACGTGCAAGTGAATGCTCAGCCCAAGCCGCCAGCGGAGATTGTCTGGTGA
- a CDS encoding ABC transporter permease, whose amino-acid sequence MNRKLLRDLIAARGLLIAIISIMMLGTGLLVGMQSTFTNMQAAKDRYYRQCRMADFWIDLKKAPLAELEVLQDIPGIRNWRDRIQFPVTVDIEQRIRPLNGTVISLPDQRQPVTNDIVLIRGDYFSDRGEPEVIVNDKFAEANRLHPGQKIHLLLNNRREEFLIVGTAISAEFTYLIGPGSLTPDPENFGVFYLPRRQMEELFDFEGAANQVVGHFTPGIGNDRQAVLDLAERRLESSGFISATLLKDFTSNYFVSNEIDQLSNMATVLPGMFLAVAAAILNVLMTRLARQQRTTIGTLKAIGYSDATIFWHFLKFGAVVGLIAGMLASGIGTLLTWMMLAQYQQFFQFPDLRNGFFLQTHLIGWSVSIVCAVLGSLYGARQMLLLQPAEAMRPEPPAKGGRVLVERITLIWNQLSPGWRVTIRSMIRQRSRTTIALFAGTVGAGILVSGLMMMEATEYFIRDEFERRNRSDIELTFKDALDRQAWYDLSHLPGVDLVEPQFNLACDFVNGPYKRQGAINGILPDAQLTVPTDEAKRRIAIPSVGLVMERRLADHLQLRVGDIVEIRPKSGRRNPLHVPVAAISDSQFGLNVYADMEYLCRIRDESFAMSGAQLKINQADHAQRELYLSLKQMPAMEAINSRLELIKNMRDTIIENQNISIGIIVVFAGTIFFGNVLNASLVNLSERQREVATMGAMGYTRWEIGLLFLRESLVINTIGAVLGIPVGYFLIHLMVQMVDQDLIRFPVVTASWIWISVFATALSFTLLAHAVVQWQIYRMNWLDSLKVRE is encoded by the coding sequence TTGAATCGCAAACTTCTCCGCGACTTGATTGCAGCCCGAGGTCTGTTGATTGCCATCATCAGTATCATGATGCTCGGTACCGGCTTGCTGGTTGGCATGCAGTCGACCTTCACCAACATGCAAGCCGCCAAAGACCGTTACTATCGCCAGTGTCGTATGGCCGATTTTTGGATTGATTTGAAGAAGGCACCGCTGGCCGAATTAGAGGTTCTACAAGACATACCAGGCATTCGTAACTGGCGCGATCGCATTCAATTTCCCGTTACCGTCGATATCGAACAACGCATCCGCCCTTTAAACGGCACCGTGATCTCGCTGCCCGATCAGCGGCAGCCGGTGACGAATGATATTGTCTTGATCCGAGGAGATTATTTCTCAGACCGGGGCGAGCCAGAGGTGATTGTCAACGACAAGTTCGCCGAGGCCAATCGCCTGCATCCAGGGCAGAAGATTCATTTGCTGCTGAACAACCGCCGCGAAGAGTTTCTGATCGTGGGGACGGCCATCAGTGCCGAGTTTACCTACCTGATCGGTCCTGGCAGCTTAACGCCAGACCCCGAGAACTTCGGCGTCTTCTATTTGCCTCGTCGGCAGATGGAAGAACTGTTCGACTTTGAAGGAGCCGCCAATCAGGTCGTTGGGCACTTTACGCCTGGGATTGGCAACGACCGTCAGGCCGTACTCGACTTGGCCGAACGGCGGTTGGAATCGTCTGGCTTCATCAGCGCGACCTTGCTGAAGGACTTCACCTCGAACTATTTCGTCAGCAACGAGATCGACCAACTAAGCAACATGGCAACCGTTCTGCCAGGCATGTTTCTGGCGGTAGCGGCTGCCATTTTAAACGTGCTAATGACCCGTTTGGCCCGACAACAGAGGACCACCATCGGCACGCTGAAAGCAATCGGCTACAGCGATGCTACGATCTTCTGGCACTTCCTGAAGTTTGGAGCGGTAGTGGGTTTGATCGCGGGGATGCTTGCGAGCGGGATCGGTACGCTGCTGACTTGGATGATGCTGGCTCAATATCAACAGTTCTTTCAATTTCCCGACTTGCGAAACGGATTCTTTCTGCAAACGCATTTGATCGGTTGGAGCGTTAGTATCGTGTGCGCGGTGCTCGGCAGTCTGTATGGAGCCCGGCAGATGCTTCTCTTGCAGCCAGCCGAAGCAATGCGTCCAGAACCGCCAGCCAAAGGAGGACGGGTCCTGGTAGAAAGGATCACGCTAATTTGGAATCAGCTATCGCCCGGTTGGCGGGTGACGATTCGTTCGATGATTCGGCAACGTTCCCGCACAACAATTGCGTTATTCGCAGGCACCGTGGGGGCCGGCATCTTGGTCAGCGGTTTGATGATGATGGAAGCGACGGAGTACTTCATCCGCGACGAATTCGAACGCCGCAATCGCAGCGACATCGAGTTGACCTTCAAAGACGCCCTCGACCGCCAGGCCTGGTACGACCTTTCGCACCTGCCGGGGGTCGACTTGGTGGAACCGCAGTTCAATCTCGCGTGTGATTTCGTGAACGGCCCTTACAAGCGCCAAGGGGCGATCAACGGCATCTTGCCTGACGCGCAATTGACCGTACCGACCGACGAAGCCAAACGGCGGATTGCGATTCCCAGTGTCGGCTTGGTGATGGAGCGCCGCCTGGCCGACCACTTGCAGCTACGCGTGGGAGACATCGTCGAAATACGCCCAAAGTCAGGTCGCCGCAATCCGCTGCACGTTCCTGTGGCGGCGATCAGCGATAGCCAGTTTGGTTTGAATGTTTACGCCGACATGGAGTATCTCTGCCGCATTCGGGATGAGTCGTTCGCGATGAGCGGCGCACAGCTCAAGATCAATCAAGCCGACCACGCCCAGCGCGAACTCTACCTGAGCTTGAAACAGATGCCGGCGATGGAAGCGATTAACTCTCGCTTGGAACTGATTAAGAACATGCGAGATACGATCATCGAAAATCAAAACATCTCGATCGGAATCATCGTGGTGTTCGCCGGAACGATATTCTTTGGCAACGTGCTCAATGCGTCGTTGGTGAATCTTTCCGAGCGGCAACGAGAAGTCGCCACAATGGGAGCGATGGGCTATACCCGCTGGGAGATCGGGTTGCTTTTCTTACGAGAAAGCCTCGTGATCAACACCATCGGTGCGGTGCTGGGGATTCCGGTAGGATACTTCTTGATTCACTTAATGGTTCAGATGGTCGATCAAGACTTGATTCGTTTTCCTGTGGTCACGGCGTCTTGGATCTGGATTTCCGTCTTTGCGACCGCCTTATCGTTCACGCTGTTGGCTCACGCCGTGGTCCAATGGCAAATCTATCGCATGAATTGGCTCGATTCGTTGAAGGTTCGTGAGTAG
- a CDS encoding efflux RND transporter periplasmic adaptor subunit: protein MYKTIAIVVAVVIVGGLLYLATRDRGPQVEVVTAAELPIQEYIDEQGKTRLPRIYKISMPFAARVGEITLEEGDHVQAGQVVAEIVQEDVQAEYAEAQAAVQRLTASIRETADKSVETTTKQQAEYFVQSMINTVESAKTQMTASRSRFEYATTYLERVRKLIPQGAKTEDDLDRAQLQKVENETEYQTDALTYQAILSIDAATKLLPSMVSQFIDRKDLSVAVLQQEKAEAEARLRTAELRLARSKMTSPVAGIVLHKELTSEQQAAAGTLLLEIGQMDQLEVEAEILSQDATRIRPGNRGEIFGPSLGKQAGAGVPLTVDRVYPAGFTKVSSLGVEQQRVLVILRFDSNQIRQILEEHGLGVEYRVQVRIYTEEKPQALVIPRSAIFRDMNGNWQAYVELGGRLEKRTLKLGLMNDLQVEVLDGIESGEHVLVSPESSLSAGETVSPVLRSENRRVQ, encoded by the coding sequence ATGTACAAAACCATTGCCATCGTCGTCGCGGTTGTCATCGTGGGTGGATTGCTCTACCTCGCCACACGAGACCGAGGGCCTCAAGTGGAGGTGGTGACCGCCGCCGAGTTGCCGATTCAAGAGTATATCGACGAACAAGGTAAGACACGGCTTCCTCGTATTTATAAGATCTCGATGCCTTTCGCAGCACGGGTTGGCGAGATCACGTTAGAAGAAGGAGACCACGTTCAAGCGGGCCAAGTGGTCGCCGAGATCGTGCAGGAAGACGTACAAGCCGAGTACGCCGAAGCCCAAGCAGCCGTCCAGCGGCTAACGGCCTCGATTCGAGAAACGGCGGACAAATCGGTTGAAACCACCACCAAACAGCAAGCAGAGTACTTCGTTCAATCGATGATCAATACGGTGGAATCGGCCAAAACGCAAATGACGGCCAGCCGGTCTCGCTTCGAATATGCCACCACGTATCTAGAGCGGGTGCGGAAGTTGATCCCGCAAGGCGCCAAGACCGAAGACGACCTCGACCGGGCCCAACTGCAGAAGGTCGAAAACGAAACGGAATATCAAACCGACGCGCTCACCTATCAAGCGATCTTGTCAATTGATGCCGCAACCAAACTTCTGCCCAGCATGGTGAGCCAGTTTATCGATCGTAAAGACTTATCTGTTGCCGTGCTCCAACAAGAGAAAGCGGAAGCGGAAGCCCGTCTGCGCACGGCAGAGCTACGCTTGGCCCGCTCGAAAATGACCAGCCCGGTCGCTGGGATCGTGTTGCACAAAGAGTTGACCAGCGAACAACAAGCGGCTGCCGGAACGCTGTTGTTAGAGATCGGGCAAATGGATCAGTTGGAAGTCGAAGCAGAAATCCTTAGCCAAGACGCCACCCGCATCCGGCCTGGCAATCGGGGCGAAATTTTTGGCCCTTCGCTCGGCAAGCAAGCCGGGGCAGGGGTGCCACTAACGGTCGATCGTGTTTACCCAGCTGGCTTCACCAAAGTTAGCTCGCTAGGTGTCGAGCAGCAGCGAGTGCTTGTTATTCTGCGATTCGACTCGAACCAGATACGACAAATTTTGGAAGAACATGGCCTGGGCGTTGAATACCGAGTGCAAGTTCGGATTTATACGGAAGAGAAACCTCAAGCGTTGGTGATCCCTCGCTCAGCCATTTTTCGAGACATGAACGGCAACTGGCAAGCTTATGTTGAATTGGGCGGGCGGCTGGAGAAGAGAACCTTAAAACTTGGCTTGATGAACGATTTGCAAGTCGAAGTTTTAGACGGAATCGAGTCAGGCGAGCATGTTCTGGTCTCGCCAGAGTCGTCCCTTTCCGCTGGCGAAACGGTCTCGCCGGTGCTTCGATCGGAGAATAGGCGAGTCCAATAA
- a CDS encoding GNAT family N-acetyltransferase, with amino-acid sequence MSSISIEPVVNKRQQKEFIDLAWALYREDPLWIPPLRQNISELVNFSAHPFYARNKVQCFLARREGKVVGRIAAILNVGHNERYNEKRGFWGFFESIDDTEVSGALFDAVKSWFAEQGIYKMRGPTNPSLNHEIGTLVEGFDTSPAFMMTYNPPYYEKLIVDYGYEKTQDLYAFWGHLNMLEGLDPKLKFIVDEAKQRFNLKLRRMDRRRFKEDVYTFLDIYNRSLVGTWGFVPIDKAEVDKMAADLKHLLVPEITSVCEVDGQVIGSMFGMLDYNPRIKQIDGRLFPFGFFRLLWNKKAIKNMRLISTNVVPEYQRWGIGLVILERLVPDLRAWGVEEVEFSWVLESNHLSRASLERGGAKKSKTYRIYDYAPAEREALTP; translated from the coding sequence ATGTCCTCGATTAGCATTGAACCAGTCGTTAACAAACGCCAACAAAAAGAGTTTATTGATCTCGCTTGGGCCCTCTACCGCGAAGATCCTCTCTGGATTCCTCCTTTGCGGCAAAATATTAGCGAGCTAGTCAATTTTTCTGCTCATCCGTTCTATGCTCGTAACAAGGTGCAATGCTTCCTCGCACGCCGCGAAGGCAAAGTTGTAGGTCGGATCGCGGCCATCTTAAACGTGGGGCACAACGAACGATACAACGAGAAACGTGGCTTTTGGGGGTTCTTTGAATCGATTGACGATACCGAGGTCAGCGGGGCTCTGTTCGATGCCGTGAAATCTTGGTTTGCCGAGCAAGGCATCTACAAGATGCGCGGACCCACCAACCCTTCGCTAAATCACGAAATAGGGACTCTTGTCGAAGGGTTTGATACCTCGCCTGCTTTCATGATGACCTATAACCCGCCCTACTACGAGAAATTGATCGTCGATTACGGCTACGAAAAAACCCAGGACCTTTACGCTTTCTGGGGACATCTGAACATGCTGGAAGGTTTAGATCCGAAGCTCAAGTTTATCGTCGACGAAGCTAAGCAGCGGTTTAATCTCAAGCTCCGTCGAATGGATCGGCGACGTTTCAAAGAAGACGTCTACACATTCCTCGACATCTATAACCGCTCGCTCGTGGGAACATGGGGCTTTGTCCCGATCGATAAGGCGGAAGTCGATAAGATGGCCGCCGACCTGAAACATCTGCTGGTTCCTGAAATAACATCGGTGTGCGAAGTCGACGGTCAGGTAATTGGCTCGATGTTCGGCATGTTGGACTACAACCCACGTATTAAGCAGATCGACGGTCGCCTGTTTCCTTTCGGTTTTTTCCGTCTGCTGTGGAACAAGAAAGCGATCAAGAACATGCGGCTCATTTCGACCAATGTGGTCCCTGAGTATCAACGCTGGGGAATTGGGTTGGTGATTTTAGAGCGGCTCGTTCCAGATTTAAGAGCTTGGGGCGTCGAAGAAGTCGAGTTCTCGTGGGTTCTGGAAAGCAACCATCTCTCGCGAGCTTCGCTCGAACGGGGCGGGGCCAAGAAGTCGAAAACTTACCGTATCTACGACTACGCACCGGCTGAACGAGAAGCACTTACCCCCTAA
- the infA gene encoding translation initiation factor IF-1 — translation MSKKEEALEVEGTVTQALANTRFRVQLDVGPTVMAHVAGKMRKHFIRIVPGDRVRVELSPYDMTKGRIVFRER, via the coding sequence ATGTCTAAGAAAGAAGAGGCCCTCGAAGTCGAAGGCACAGTTACCCAAGCCCTAGCCAATACGCGTTTCCGCGTGCAGTTGGACGTTGGCCCGACGGTCATGGCGCATGTGGCTGGCAAGATGCGTAAGCACTTTATTCGTATTGTTCCTGGCGACCGCGTCCGGGTGGAATTGTCCCCTTATGACATGACCAAGGGACGAATTGTCTTCCGAGAGCGCTAA
- the lysA gene encoding diaminopimelate decarboxylase, which yields MPQVPTFSTSRQEIAGVSVTQLAAEFGTPTYVYDAAKIIERIHDLSAFDVVRYAQKACSNLAVLKLVREHGVVVDAVSAWEIRRALAAGFDKHGDPPPIVYTADIFDREALELCVEHGLHVNCGSPDMIRQLGEMAPGREITLRINPGFGHGHSQKTNTGGQQSKHGIWHEQLSNCLMLADANGLQITGLHMHIGSGTDLHHLSQVCDAMEKAALEVGRSIKTISAGGGLPVPYNSEQTYVDLDKYFELWDATRKRLEEAFGHSLSLEIEPGRYLSAEAGYLIAEIRAVKEMGTNLFYVADAGFNNLARPIMYGAYHPISVARKDGQALEATNDVIVGGPLCESGDIFTQEEGGFVSARKLPPATIGDLLVIECAGAYGYCMSSNYNSKPLAAEVMIEDGKARVIRRRQTFEGFIADEMV from the coding sequence ATGCCACAAGTCCCCACATTCTCAACTTCGCGCCAGGAGATCGCCGGCGTCAGCGTTACGCAGCTTGCCGCCGAGTTCGGCACCCCCACTTACGTTTACGACGCCGCTAAAATCATTGAACGGATCCACGATCTGTCTGCGTTCGATGTGGTTCGTTATGCCCAAAAGGCCTGCTCGAATCTGGCCGTTTTGAAACTGGTTCGGGAACATGGCGTTGTTGTGGACGCAGTTAGTGCCTGGGAAATCCGCCGTGCATTGGCTGCCGGGTTCGACAAGCATGGCGACCCGCCACCGATTGTCTACACAGCCGATATCTTCGATCGCGAAGCCCTTGAACTTTGCGTCGAACATGGCCTGCACGTCAACTGCGGCTCGCCTGATATGATTCGCCAGCTGGGCGAAATGGCCCCAGGCCGCGAGATCACCTTGCGAATCAACCCTGGCTTCGGTCACGGTCACAGCCAAAAGACCAACACCGGTGGTCAACAATCGAAGCACGGTATCTGGCACGAACAGCTCAGCAACTGCTTGATGCTGGCCGATGCCAACGGTCTGCAGATTACCGGGCTGCACATGCACATCGGCAGCGGGACCGACCTGCATCATCTTTCCCAGGTATGCGATGCCATGGAAAAAGCGGCCCTGGAAGTTGGCCGCAGCATCAAAACCATCAGCGCCGGGGGTGGCCTGCCGGTTCCGTACAACAGCGAGCAAACCTACGTCGACCTCGATAAGTACTTCGAGCTGTGGGATGCGACTCGCAAGCGTTTGGAAGAGGCGTTCGGTCATTCTCTCTCGCTTGAAATCGAACCAGGCCGTTACCTGTCGGCTGAAGCTGGATACCTCATCGCCGAGATCCGCGCTGTTAAGGAAATGGGGACCAACCTCTTCTACGTCGCCGACGCTGGGTTCAACAACCTGGCCCGACCGATCATGTATGGGGCTTATCATCCAATCTCGGTCGCCCGCAAAGATGGTCAGGCATTAGAAGCCACCAACGACGTGATCGTCGGTGGGCCGCTCTGTGAATCTGGCGACATCTTCACGCAGGAAGAAGGGGGCTTCGTTAGTGCCCGTAAGCTTCCTCCGGCCACAATTGGCGATCTGCTGGTAATCGAATGTGCCGGCGCGTACGGCTACTGCATGAGTTCCAATTACAACTCGAAACCACTGGCCGCCGAAGTGATGATCGAGGACGGCAAGGCCCGCGTTATTCGTCGCCGCCAGACGTTCGAAGGCTTCATCGCCGACGAAATGGTTTAG
- a CDS encoding class IV adenylate cyclase: MPRNIEIKARLLRRSDVEDRIVPLADSGPVVLEQVDHFYRVPEGRLKLREINGEHAELIFYRRQDSAGPKTSHYRRVPISHPESLEALLTDALQLIGLVKKTRTLYLIGQTRIHLDEVEDLGSYLELEVVLDDDQSEIVGQAIAKDLMATLGISEDDLVAGAYIDHLGA, translated from the coding sequence ATGCCCCGTAATATCGAAATCAAGGCCCGACTCCTCAGGCGATCCGACGTGGAAGATCGGATCGTCCCCTTGGCGGACTCCGGCCCGGTGGTGCTAGAGCAGGTCGATCACTTCTACCGTGTGCCGGAAGGGCGTTTAAAACTACGAGAGATCAACGGCGAACATGCCGAGTTGATCTTTTACCGCCGCCAAGATTCAGCCGGTCCGAAAACCTCCCACTATCGCCGCGTCCCCATTTCGCATCCAGAATCACTGGAGGCACTGCTGACCGATGCCCTGCAATTGATTGGCTTGGTCAAGAAAACGCGGACCCTTTACCTGATCGGGCAAACTCGCATCCATTTAGATGAAGTCGAAGACCTGGGAAGCTACCTCGAACTAGAAGTCGTGCTCGACGACGACCAGTCCGAGATCGTTGGCCAAGCGATCGCCAAGGATCTGATGGCGACGCTCGGGATATCTGAAGACGATTTGGTCGCAGGGGCGTACATCGATCACCTGGGGGCCTAA
- a CDS encoding LysR family transcriptional regulator gives MEIHQLRYFVAVAELENFTRAAEQCLVTQPSLSQQIAKLERELGTRLLDRLGRSVVLTDSGKELLPRARRILKEVDSAEGWFKQPEGPEAVSLRLGALPTIAPFLLPQIICHFREALPQVTLTIVEDYTDHLLERLLKGTLDVAIMALPIEDQRLEVEPLFRESLLVAMPPAHPLAEKPSVSFSQVRQEAFVLLHEVHCLGEQILGFCRQQEFQPHVVCESAQISTIQEMIRLGLGISLLPEMAIDPADKTIAYRPLRKFQPYRTICAAWNRHRTVTAPQSGLLEILRREDATA, from the coding sequence ATGGAAATCCATCAGCTAAGGTATTTCGTTGCGGTTGCCGAACTCGAGAACTTCACCCGAGCGGCCGAGCAGTGCCTCGTGACCCAGCCGTCGCTTAGCCAGCAAATCGCTAAGCTGGAACGCGAACTGGGAACGCGACTGTTAGATCGTCTCGGGCGTAGCGTCGTGCTGACCGACTCGGGGAAGGAACTACTGCCTCGGGCTCGTCGGATATTAAAAGAAGTCGATTCGGCAGAAGGCTGGTTCAAACAGCCAGAGGGGCCGGAAGCGGTCTCACTACGGCTAGGAGCTTTACCCACGATTGCTCCGTTTCTCTTGCCGCAAATCATCTGCCACTTCCGCGAAGCGTTGCCTCAGGTCACGCTCACGATTGTGGAAGACTACACCGATCACCTCTTAGAACGGCTGCTAAAAGGTACGCTTGATGTGGCAATCATGGCCTTGCCAATCGAAGACCAGCGGTTAGAGGTCGAGCCGTTGTTTCGCGAATCGCTGCTGGTAGCGATGCCCCCTGCCCACCCGCTGGCCGAGAAACCGTCGGTTTCTTTCAGCCAGGTTCGCCAAGAGGCGTTCGTGCTGCTGCATGAAGTCCACTGCCTGGGAGAACAGATCCTGGGCTTCTGCCGCCAGCAAGAGTTCCAGCCGCACGTTGTCTGCGAAAGCGCCCAGATCTCGACGATTCAAGAGATGATTCGTTTGGGGCTGGGGATCTCGTTGCTGCCAGAGATGGCGATTGATCCTGCTGATAAAACAATTGCCTACCGTCCGCTTCGGAAATTTCAGCCTTATCGTACGATTTGCGCCGCTTGGAACCGCCACCGCACGGTCACCGCGCCGCAGTCTGGTTTGCTAGAGATCTTGCGGCGGGAAGATGCCACCGCGTAG
- a CDS encoding adenylate/guanylate cyclase domain-containing protein produces the protein MQVPSSNTPASPIPIQVALRVFLDGQQQTIFDDQLGREVKELILSDRLIIGRQDVTKGDPNPFRTITFTNHRKLIVTPYERREVSRRSLDLALDPQANYMRVGNIGTHEVDIVPTSEGRIAHHQVRTFVVEDLKRQPIRLMVAKNIAIEIGVNGVVAEKEFPQPTHNQTSISQSVTDVAMLLRQSRMTDGYATPHGPSSADIERILSAVSAVLEKAASSPDFFITAAEKVCNLGNFDSCSYLGLDPTTNQWQCEATWPAYDSGRNEEPHFDSKALEYVWSHRKTWATPPSFGEATVSQRIVVTPVLSHDFVVGALYATKQQGMLGDDVLIDCEVKFVEVIRDCLTVGLERLKQEQEAAKHQVCLAQFFPPGIADRILYDETLLETREENISVLFCDIRGFSTISSAIGSIRTMEWLRDVLGELSESVIRYDGVLLEYVGDEMVAMWGAPDAQPNHADLACQAAVDMIGKLERLNESWSDRIPRHLLPFGLTIGINTGDCVVGKKGTEYKYMWGPLGPTVNIASRVQGATKHFCPKRAQLETGAAYQPPNILITDATRLALRASMPTRQLGSIQVVNIPEPIRVHQLATTTDGQWNHLCQKFELALQQFESRHFLDTLNTLDQISHIDELRADGPTCCLRDRALALLQDPHLAGDDHPTWKLDQK, from the coding sequence ATGCAAGTTCCTTCTTCAAATACACCAGCTTCTCCGATACCTATCCAGGTTGCGCTGCGGGTTTTTCTGGATGGCCAGCAGCAAACGATCTTTGACGATCAATTGGGCCGCGAGGTCAAAGAGCTGATTCTATCGGACCGGCTGATTATAGGGCGGCAGGATGTCACCAAGGGAGATCCAAATCCCTTTCGGACCATCACCTTTACCAACCACCGCAAGCTGATTGTCACACCCTACGAGCGACGCGAGGTCTCGCGGCGGTCTCTCGATCTGGCTCTCGACCCGCAGGCAAATTATATGCGGGTGGGCAATATTGGAACGCATGAAGTCGACATCGTTCCGACCAGCGAGGGACGCATCGCTCATCATCAAGTGCGCACGTTTGTTGTCGAAGACTTGAAGCGTCAGCCCATTCGGTTAATGGTCGCGAAAAACATTGCGATCGAAATTGGCGTCAATGGAGTGGTTGCCGAAAAGGAATTCCCCCAGCCAACACATAACCAAACCAGCATTTCGCAAAGTGTGACTGATGTGGCGATGCTGCTACGTCAAAGCCGAATGACCGACGGCTACGCGACGCCGCACGGGCCTTCGAGTGCCGACATCGAACGTATCTTAAGCGCGGTCAGTGCCGTGCTAGAGAAAGCAGCCAGTTCGCCCGACTTTTTCATCACAGCCGCTGAAAAGGTTTGCAACCTGGGCAACTTCGATTCGTGTTCTTACTTGGGGCTCGATCCGACCACCAATCAATGGCAATGCGAAGCGACCTGGCCTGCTTACGACTCAGGTCGCAACGAGGAGCCCCACTTCGACAGCAAAGCACTCGAATACGTTTGGTCGCATCGTAAAACCTGGGCGACGCCCCCTTCGTTTGGTGAAGCAACCGTTTCTCAGCGAATCGTGGTTACGCCTGTTTTGTCGCACGATTTTGTGGTGGGCGCTCTGTACGCTACGAAGCAACAAGGCATGCTGGGGGACGATGTCTTAATCGATTGCGAAGTGAAGTTTGTCGAAGTGATTCGCGACTGCCTAACGGTTGGCCTCGAGCGTTTGAAGCAAGAACAAGAGGCGGCCAAACATCAAGTCTGCCTGGCCCAGTTCTTTCCGCCGGGGATCGCCGATCGCATTTTGTATGACGAAACGTTGCTTGAAACGCGGGAAGAGAACATTTCGGTTCTCTTTTGCGATATCCGTGGGTTCAGCACCATCAGTTCGGCAATCGGCTCGATCCGCACCATGGAATGGCTGCGCGATGTGTTGGGGGAACTCTCCGAGAGTGTCATTCGGTACGACGGAGTATTGCTGGAATATGTCGGTGACGAAATGGTCGCCATGTGGGGTGCCCCAGACGCGCAGCCCAACCATGCCGATCTGGCTTGCCAAGCGGCGGTCGACATGATTGGCAAGCTCGAGCGTCTAAACGAGAGTTGGTCGGATCGCATTCCACGGCACTTGCTTCCTTTTGGCTTGACCATAGGAATCAACACCGGCGATTGTGTCGTGGGAAAGAAAGGGACCGAGTACAAATATATGTGGGGGCCCTTGGGACCAACCGTCAACATTGCCAGCCGCGTTCAAGGGGCCACAAAGCACTTCTGTCCGAAACGAGCGCAACTGGAAACAGGAGCCGCCTACCAACCGCCCAATATCTTAATTACCGACGCAACTCGCTTGGCGTTACGTGCCAGCATGCCAACGCGGCAGCTTGGTTCGATTCAAGTCGTCAACATTCCGGAACCGATTCGGGTTCATCAACTAGCGACAACAACCGATGGCCAGTGGAATCACTTGTGCCAAAAGTTCGAGCTTGCTTTACAGCAATTCGAGTCGCGTCATTTTCTCGATACGCTGAACACGCTTGACCAGATTTCCCATATCGATGAACTCCGGGCCGATGGGCCCACGTGTTGCCTCCGCGACCGAGCGTTGGCCTTGCTTCAAGATCCGCATTTAGCCGGCGATGATCATCCGACCTGGAAGCTCGATCAGAAATAG